One window of Quercus robur chromosome 5, dhQueRobu3.1, whole genome shotgun sequence genomic DNA carries:
- the LOC126727742 gene encoding uncharacterized protein LOC126727742, with amino-acid sequence MPPKKKARKVRHVDEVTAPEHGHRQRQERERSVTPDGGEIDEVADKIYARIARAVQGGERRRGDCLFGEFRKQNPPTFDGGLDPMAVENWLLKMEKLLRALECTDAQKVLYATYALQGSADRWWSSTEPLLSTELGRGTPITWEKFKEVFNRTYFPDVVRDRKAREFSDLVQGAMTVEEYVAKFIELSRFAPYLIPDESKKVKKFREGLDGRIRPLIIASGVDTFTEAVKRAMSLEEDFKYNPISKESEKKQGPFNSQHGKGQGHKKGFFKNSGNRGQCSRHSKSAYPQSGDKKWPCIRCGKTHEGQTCMEGVKLCYTCKQPGHFARQCPTTKGSGSSSSSQVAKGNDNGKKVQGRVYALTTQDAQATDTVVAGKLPLFSAHAKVLFDPSSTHSFVSCAFAKNHDKSPELLDFELSVSTLVGDTLLTNLVLKSCIICIEGRELLADLVLLDMHDFDVI; translated from the coding sequence ATGCCTCCTAAAAAGAAAGCACGTAAAGTAAGGCATGTGGATGAGGTTACAGCTCCAGAGCATGGCCATAGGCAACGCCAAGAGCGTGAGAGATCTGTCACTCCTGATGGTGGCGAGATTGACGAGGTGGCAGACAAGATTTATGCTAGGATTGCTAGAGCAGTCCAAGGTGGTGAACGTAGGAGGGGAGATTGCCTTTTTGGGGAGTTTCGTAAGCAAAACCCTCCAACTTTTGATGGGGGACTTGATCCTATGGCAGTAGAGAATTGGTTGCTAAAGATGGAAAAATTACTGAGAGCCCTTGAATGTACTGATGCTCAGAAGGTGTTGTATGCCACTTATGCTCTTCAGGGTTCTGCTGATAGATGGTGGTCAAGCACTGAGCCATTGTTGAGTACGGAGTTGGGAAGGGGCACTCCCATTACTTGGGAGAAGTTTAAGGAAGTTTTCAATAGGACATACTTCCCCGATGTAGTGAGGGACCGTAAGGCAAGAGAATTTTCTGATTTGGTTCAGGGGGCTATGACAGTGGAGGAGTATGTTGCTAAGTTTATTGAGCTCTCTCGCTTTGCTCCTTACTTGATTCCGGATGAGTCCAAGAAAGTGAAAAAGTTTCGGGAGGGCCTTGATGGTAGGATTCGCCCTCTCATTATAGCCTCTGGAGTGGATACTTTTACGGAGGCTGTGAAGCGGGCAATGAGTCTTGAAGAAGACTTTAAGTACAACCCCATTTCCAAGGAGAGTGAAAAGAAGCAAGGGCCCTTTAATTCTCAACATGGTAAGGGTCAAGGGCATAAGAAAGGATTCTTTAAAAACTCGGGTAATAGAGGACAATGTTCTAGGCATAGCAAGAGTGCCTATCCTCAATCTGGTGATAAGAAGTGGCCTTGCATTCGTTGTGGTAAAACCCATGAGGGTCAAACTTGCATGGAGGGAGTAAAGTTATGCTACACTTGTAAGCAACCCGGACACTTTGCTAGGCAATGCCCAACTACCAAGGGCTCGGGTTCCTCTTCCTCATCTCAAGTTGCAAAGGGTAATGACAATGGGAAGAAGGTGCAAGGTAGAGTGTATGCCTTGACTACTCAGGATGCTCAGGCCACGGATACAGTGGTGGCAGGTAAACTTCCTTTGTTCTCTGCACATGCTAAAGTTCTTTTTGATCCTAGTTCTACAcattcttttgtttcttgtgcaTTTGCTAAGAATCATGACAAGAGCCCCGAACTACTTGACTTTGAGTTATCGGTTTCTACCCTTGTTGGTGATACTTTGTTGACTAATCTTGTGCTTAAGTCTTGTATTATTTGTATTGAGGGTAGAGAGTTATTGGCTGATTTGGTGCTGTTAGATATGCATGATTTTGATGTCATTTAG